One Euphorbia lathyris chromosome 1, ddEupLath1.1, whole genome shotgun sequence DNA segment encodes these proteins:
- the LOC136202555 gene encoding UDP-glycosyltransferase 83A1-like, which translates to MGKKGHVVVTPYPAQGHLGPLMKLAYKIAQHGIKVTFVNADYIHDQILSCMPHNFEEHKIPIRLVPVSTKYDRKDGLELIKSVLSNMPCNLLKLIEKLNEENKDEKVSCVVTDPTAWWGIEVAKTLGIKGATLVPFGVGNFCLDLHSPKLIDSGFIDHNGVPLKDELIYLSKETLPWNTKELTWSMPNAPEIQKFVFRNFTLKNTQTLNNSDWILVNSFYELEQSSYNLIPKALPVGPLITTTINSDPFPGNIWNEDSTCLNWLHQQPKNSVIYAAFGSTTICNQQQFHELAYALELMGQPFLWVVRSNFTQDGKSVEFPQGFKERVGKIGKIVEWAPQEKVLAHSSISCFFSHCGWNSTIEGVSNGVPFLCWPYYTDQMRNGRIISEFWKVGVRVFPDEFGIVTRYEIKSKMENLLCRPDIKANAVKLMAMATKSISEGGSSSENFMSFIQDIKH; encoded by the exons ATGGGTAAAAAAGGTCATGTTGTAGTTACACCATATCCAGCACAAGGTCATCTTGGTCCTCTAATGAAGCTAGCATACAAGATAGCTCAACATGGAATCAAGGTTACTTTTGTGAATGCAGATTACATCCATGATCAGATCTTGTCTTGTATGCCTCACAATTTCGAGGAGCACAAAATCCCAATAAGGCTAGTTCCAGTTTCCACGAAATACGACAGAAAAGATGGtttagaattgataaaaagTGTATTGAGCAACATGCCTTGCAATTTGCTGAAATTGATTGAAAAACTGAATGAGGAAAACAAAGATGAGAAAGTAAGTTGTGTTGTTACCGATCCAACAGCTTGGTGGGGAATTGAAGTAGCCAAGACATTGGGGATTAAGGGAGCTACTCTTGTGCCTTTTGGAGTCGGAAACTTTTGCTTAGATCTGCATTCTCCTAAGCTTATTGACTCTGGATTCATAGATCACAATG GAGTTCCATTGAAGGATGAGTTAATCTATCTGTCAAAAGAAACACTTCCCTGGAACACAAAAGAGCTCACATGGAGCATGCCAAACGCACCTGAAATCCAGAAATTCGTTTTCAGAAATTTCACTCTCAAGAACACACAAACTCTCAACAACTCCGATTGGATACTCGTAAATTCATTTTACGAACTTGAACAATCATCCTACAATTTAATTCCAAAAGCCTTACCCGTCGGTCCATTAATTACAACAACTATTAATTCCGATCCATTTCCTGGAAATATCTGGAACGAGGactcaacttgcttaaactgGCTTCATCAGCAACCAAAAAACTCAGTAATCTATGCTGCATTCGGCAGCACAACAATCTGCAATCAGCAGCAGTTTCATGAACTAGCATATGCTCTTGAGCTCATGGGACAGCCATTTCTATGGGTTGTTAGATCAAATTTTACACAAGATGGAAAGAGTGTAGAGTTTCCTCAAGGATTCAAAGAAAGAGTGGGAAAGATTGGGAAGATAGTAGAATGGGCTCCTCAAGAGAAAGTGTTGGCTCATTCTTCAATTTCATGTTTCTTTTCTCATTGTGGATGGAATTCAACAATTGAAGGTGTAAGTAACGGAGTGCCTTTTTTATGCTGGCCTTATTATACAGATCAAATGCGTAATGGTAGAATTATATCTGAATTTTGGAAGGTTGGTGTAAGAGTATTTCCAGATGAATTTGGGATTGTGACAAGGTATGAAATTAAATCTAAGATGGAGAATCTTCTTTGTCGACCAGATATAAAAGCTAATGCTGTAAAACTCATGGCAATGGCTACAAAGAGTATTAGTGAAGGTGGTTCTTCTTCAGAGAATTTCATGAGCTTTATTCAAGACATAAAACATTAG
- the LOC136232924 gene encoding UDP-glycosyltransferase 83A1-like yields the protein MGNRKPHLVVIPYPAQGHVAPLLKLSHNLVNHGINVTFVNIHSQHSPILSQNLYQQIPLLTLVSISEGSQSHLQDLIQNINDSNKDAQITHVIADVSLGWALKTAYQMGLNPVAFVPYGLANLAFILHIPKLIEAGIIDANGTPIKEETISLSKDIPPWNHKSLVWSFNDEETQKFLFKIFMFDVAEDVKLCTTILANSFYQLETAASNLIPNILPIGPLMNHSGDFMFAGDSTCLNWLDQQPSGSVIYVAFGSTVFCSQQQLNELAIGFEITNRPFLWVVRSDFTKETAAKLPEGFIERVGSYGKIVEWAPQEKVLAHPSIGCFFSHCGWNSTMEGVSKGVPFLCWPYAVDQFHNRDNICETWKIGVQVMPDENGVVTGHEIKSKIEKLLSDEAIKSNSLQLMEIAGKSIREEGSSFMNFNRFITQIQQLD from the exons ATGGGGAATAGAAAACCTCATCTGGTAGTTATACCATACCCAGCACAAGGCCATGTTGCTCCTCTCTTGAAATTGTCACACAATCTTGTAAATCATGGGATCAACGTCACTTTTGTTAACATTCACTCTCAACATTCACCTATTCTCTCTCAGAATTTGTACCAACAAATTCCTCTTTTAACCCTCGTTTCCATCTCTGAAGGATCTCAGTCTCACCTCCAAGATTTGATCCAAAATATTAATGACTCTAACAAGGATGCCCAAATTACTCATGTCATCGCCGATGTATCTCTTGGCTGGGCGCTTAAAACTGCCTACCAAATGGGTCTCAACCCTGTTGCATTTGTTCCTTATGGCTTAGCAAATTTGGCTTTTATCCTCCACATTCCTAAGCTCATCGAGGCTGGAATCATCGATGCTAATG GAACTCCTATTAAAGAAGAAACAATTAGTCTATCAAAGGACATTCCTCCCTGGAATCATAAAAGCCTGGTATGGAGTTTCAATGATGAAGAAACTCAGAAAttcttattcaaaattttcatgTTTGATGTTGCAGAAGATGTGAAACTTTGCACTACaattcttgccaattcattttACCAACTTGAAACAGCAGCCTCTAACTTGATCCCAAACATCTTACCAATCGGTCCTTTGATGAATCATTCAGGAGATTTTATGTTTGCAGGAGACTCAACATGCTTAAATTGGTTAGATCAACAACCTTCTGGCTCAGTCATCTATGTTGCATTTGGAAGCACTGTCTTCTGCAGCCAACAACAATTAAATGAATTAGCAATCGGTTTCGAAATCACAAATCGGCCATTTTTGTGGGTTGTGAGATCAGATTTCACAAAAGAAACAGCTGCAAAACTTCCTGAAGGATTCATAGAAAGAGTGGGAAGTTATGGGAAGATAGTAGAATGGGCTCCTCAGGAGAAAGTGTTGGCTCATCCTTCAATTGGTTGTTTCTTTTCTCATTGTGGATGGAATTCAACAATGGAAGGTGTGAGCAAAGGAGTGCCTTTTTTATGCTGGCCTTATGCAGTAGATCAATTTCATAACAGGGATAACATCTGTGAAACTTGGAAAATTGGTGTGCAAGTGATGCCAGATGAGAATGGGGTTGTGACAGGGCATGAAATCAAATCTAAGATAGAGAAATTGCTTAGTGATGAAGCTATAAAATCAAATTCACTTCAACTGATGGAAATTGCTGGAAAGAGCATTAGAGAAGAAGGGTCTTCTTTCATGAATTTCAACAGGTTTATTACTCAGATACAGCAGCTGGATTGA
- the LOC136202494 gene encoding UDP-glycosyltransferase 83A1-like: protein MDRRGHVIVIPYPAQGHVAPLMKFAYKIAENGIKVTFVNADFIHDKIMSSLPHNFKNNIPITLVSISTGLAMAKNRDHEDIIETMKRISSNMPCNLQRLIENINQGNNDEHVSCVVADLTAYWAIEVAEKLGIKRAGFIPFGIGNLALNLHASKLIESGIIDVHGIPFKDELIYVSKEIPPWNSKELTWSMQYGKHLDKFVFKHLILDTVEIVKKSDWILVNSFYELEQSACDLIPDALPIGPLFMHEPFPGNFWQEDSSCLNWLDQQPQGSVIYAAFGSTTVCNQQQFDELAYGLEVIGQPFLWVVRSNFTQGNGVEFPHGFKERVGKYGKIVEWAPQEKVLAHPSIACFFSHCGWNSTLEGVSRGVPYLCWPYFGDQMRNSYYICETWKVGLRIFPDENGIVTRQRVKSKIEKLLSDQHIKANSLKLKDMAAKSMSEGGVSFKNFMSFIGQIKQ, encoded by the exons ATGGATAGGAGAGGTCATGTTATAGTAATACCATATCCAGCACAAGGTCATGTTGCTCCTTTAATGAAGTTTGCATACAAAATAGCTGAAAATGGAATCAAGGTTACATTTGTTAATGCAGATTTTATACATGATAAAATCATGTCTTCTCTGCCTCATAACTTCAAAAACAATATCCCAATCACCCTAGTTTCAATTTCTACTGGTTTGGCAATGGCAAAAAATCGTGATCATGAAGATATAATAGAAACTATGAAGAGAATATCAAGTAATATGCCTTGCAATCTGCAGAGATTGATAGAAAATATTAACCAAGGAAACAATGATGAGCATGTATCTTGTGTTGTTGCTGATCTAACAGCCTATTGGGCAATTGAAGTTGCTGAAAAATTGGGTATTAAGCGAGCTGGGTTTATACCTTTTGGAATAGGAAACTTGGCCTTAAACCTCCATGCTTCAAAGCTTATTGAGTCAGGGATCATAGATGTTCATG GAATTCCATTCAAGGATGAGTTAATCTATGTGTCAAAGGAAATTCCTCCCTGGAATTCAAAAGAACTTACGTGGAGCATGCAATATGGaaaacaccttgataaattcgTTTTCAAACACCTCATTCTTGATACTGTAGAAATTGTGAAGAAATCTGATTGGATACTTGTAAATTCATTTTATGAACTTGAGCAATCAGCCTGTGATCTGATTCCTGATGCCTTACCGATTGGCCCATTGTTTATGCACGAGCCTTTTCCAGGAAACTTTTGGCAGGAAGATTCAAGTTGCTTAAACTGGCTTGATCAGCAGCCTCAAGGTTCAGTTATCTATGCTGCTTTTGGCAGCACAACTGTGTGCAACCagcaacagtttgatgaattggCATATGGTCTTGAGGTCATAGGCCAACCATTTTTGTGGGTTGTTAGATCTAATTTTACACAAGGAAATGGTGTAGAATTCCCTCATGGATTCAAAGAAAGAGTAGGGAAGTATGGGAAGATAGTAGAATGGGCTCCTCAAGAGAAAGTGTTGGCACATCCTTCAATTGCATGTTTCTTTTCCCATTGTGGATGGAATTCAACACTTGAAGGAGTCAGCAGGGGAGTGCCGTATCTATGTTGGCCTTACTTTGGGGATCAAATGCGTAATAGCTATTACATTTGTGAAACTTGGAAGGTTGGTCTACGAATATTTCCAGATGAAAATGGGATTGTGACAAGGCAACGTGTCAAATCCAAAATAGAGAAACTTCTTTCTGACCAACATATAAAAGCCAATTCACTGAAACTCAAAGATATGGCTGCAAAGAGTATGAGTGAAGGTGGAGTTTCTTTCAAGAATTTCATGAGTTTCATTGGGCAGATAAAACAATAG
- the LOC136232916 gene encoding UDP-glycosyltransferase 83A1-like, which yields MGRRSHVVVVPYPAQGHVSPLMKFAYKLAENGIKVTFVNADFIHDKIMSALPQNFKHNIPITLVSISTGPAPNHDDTIESIKSIASNMPCNLQKLIENINRDNNDEHVSCVVADITAWWAIEVAERLGIKRAAVVPFGVGNLALSLHASKLIESGIIDVHGTPFKDELIYLSKETPPWNSKELLWSMPNETLAGKFVFRHFTLKTIETVKSSDWILVNSFYELEQSDYDLIPDALPIGPLIMRDDYGPFPGNFWQEDSSCLNWLDQQPQGSVIYAAFGSTAVCNQQQIDELAYGFELIGQPFLWVVRSNFTQDEKGVAFPQGFKERVGKYGKTVEWAPQEKVLAHPSIACFFSHCGWNSTIEGVSRGVPYLCWPYFVDQMRNSYYICETWKVGLRVFPDEDGIVTRYQIKSKMDKLLSDQHIKANSLKLKDLASKSVSEGGVSFKNFMNFIEEIKD from the exons ATGGGTAGGAGAAGTCATGTTGTAGTTGTACCATATCCAGCACAAGGTCATGTTTCTCCTTTGATGAAGTTTGCTTACAAATTAGCTGAAAATGGTATCAAAGTTACCTTTGTTAATGCAGATTTCATTCATGATAAAATCATGTCTGCTCTCCCCCAAAACTTCAAACACAATATCCCAATCACCCTTGTTTCAATTTCTACTGGTCCGGCACCCAATCATGATGATACGATAGAATCCATTAAGAGTATAGCAAGTAATATGCCTTGCAATCTGCAGAAATTAATAGAAAACATTAACCGAGATAACAATGATGAGCATGTATCTTGTGTTGTTGCGGATATAACAGCTTGGTGGGCAATCGAAGTAGCGGAAAGGCTCGGTATTAAGCGAGCTGCTGTTGTACCTTTTGGAGTTGGAAACTTGGCCTTAAGCCTCCATGCTTCCAAGCTTATTGAGTCAGGGATCATTGATGTTCATG GAACTCCATTCAAGGATGAGCTAATCTATCTGTCAAAGGAAACACCTCCCTGGAATTCAAAAGAGCTACTATGGAGCATGCCAAATGAAACTCTGGCCGGAAAGTTCGTTTTCAGACACTTCACTCTCAAGACTATAGAAACTGTGAAGAGTTCAGATTGGATACTTGTAAACTCATTTTATGAACTTGAGCAATCAGACTATGATTTGATTCCTGATGCCTTACCAATTGGTCCATTGATTATGCGCGACGACTACGGGCCTTTTCCAGGGAACTTTTGGCAGGAAGATTCAAGTTGCCTAAACTGGCTTGATCAGCAGCCTCAAGGTTCAGTAATCTATGCTGCTTTTGGAAGCACAGCTGTGTGCAACCAGCAACAGATAGATGAATTGGCATATGGTTTTGAGCTCATAGGCCAACCATTTTTGTGGGTTGTTAGATCTAACTTTACACAGGATGAAAAGGGTGTAGCGTTCCCTCAAGGATTCAAAGAAAGAGTAGGAAAGTATGGGAAAACAGTAGAATGGGCTCCTCAGGAGAAAGTGTTGGCACATCCTTCAATTGCATGTTTCTTTTCCCATTGTGGATGGAATTCAACTATTGAAGGTGTAAGCAGAGGAGTGCCATATCTATGCTGGCCTTACTTTGTGGATCAAATGCGTAATAGCTATTACATTTGTGAAACTTGGAAGGTTGGTCTACGAGTATTTCCAGACGAAGATGGGATTGTGACGAGGTATCAAATCAAATCCAAGATGGACAAACTTCTCTCTGACCAACATATAAAAGCAAATTCGTTGAAACTCAAGGATTTGGCATCAAAGAGTGTGAGCGAAGGTGGAGTTTCGTTCAAGAATTTCATGAACTTCATTGAAGAAATAAAAGACTAG